TAATAAAGCCCACTCTAAATATTCTGATAGGACAAACTAGCCTGAGAGCGAAGCTCACCTCAAAGAGTGAAAACAACAGCAGGGTAACCAGAACAGAATCGTCCGCAGTCAATACCGGGTCGTTCAGAGCGCTATTCAGTGCCGAAATCGCTTTGCTGTAGTGGTGTCTCGCTCGAGCCATCAGTTCGGACTCACGCATTTTGCGGGCCAAGCTAGCTAGCGCGACAGCGTGCACCGCGTCCCGGCAACATGTCGGTGTGCTATCAGTATAATACCTGGGGAGTCTGTTGAAGAAAGTGATACCAGAGCCCATAGCGTAATCGCTGCAGAATTGGTTCCAGCTGAGAATCTCAACAGGGATGTGGACTCCTTGTGGAATGCTGGCTATGGGTGTTCTTGCTCCAAGTCGCTCTCTTCTAGTTTTGAGCACTTTCTCAACCCGCGCCTGCACTTTTTCTCAATATGATTGTTCTGCACACGAAGCATGAGGTTCCAGGCCTCGGGATAGCCAGGACATACGCGTCCGCTCTCCCCGCAACGTCGACAGCATGGCTTTTCCAAACCACACTGGATTAGAGAAAGAATCCACTGTCAGCAGCGAACACCTTGGGGCACCTTGGGACTGCACAGCCAAATGGCCAAAATACCTTAACTCGACGCCGACGGCACGTGAAACAACACCTTGAGCGCTTACCCGTGTTAACCATGGCTGAAGGAACTATTCACTCTGTAGATAGGACACTAGCCCAAAGCCCATTCACGCCGAGCTAATAGCTTGCTACGATTGTCCATAGCATCCCTACACGCACTTCTGATGTAATCATGGCTAGGCCTTCTAAGTAACCATTAGCTCATATCCTCTTCCCTACTTGGCCAACTGGAGGCAGATGGTCTAACAGACAATAGAGCAGCAAAAGTGGAAGCAACATACATACAGTGATAAGAGTTGATAAGATTTTGGACAATCAATTAGGGGACGTAGATTGGGACAGCAGGAGCCAAGTGCGCGTCTACTCTCTGACTCTAATATATAAGGCGGGCACATCTCACTACCCTAAAAAATAAAAGGGAAAGCATGCGGCGTAGGGTCAAGGGTAGACTGTGACTGGTAGAACAGCCGCAAGAATAACAGGCACGTAGTTGATGGTCAACCCTCTGCCGAATGACAAGAGCAATGCGCTAGCCACTGGTCCTGCAAACTGTACCAAAAAACCCAACTGGAGCGGCCCCAGAATTGTCAGCTTGACATGAAGCAAGATTATCAGTTGCAGTAATGATCTGCTCTCTTCGGCGTTTGATTCACGGAGCCATTACGCCTCCCGCGAACTCCACTTCACTTCACATCGGGACTTCGGATTTCCGGCCATCAACCCGACGGCTATCATCACCAACTAACAATGAGTCAAATGAGATCATCTCCATACAGCACACATgcgaacaaagaaaaacagaaGGCTCCTCTGCGGAAAAAGGCATGTCAGAATTGCACCAAATCCAAAGTACGATGTGGACTAGAAAAGCCTATCTGTTCGCGATGCAGGTCGAAAGGCCACAGCTGCCAATATCCCCCGGGGCGCGTCGCTGCACCTCAGATTGGGGTCACTGGTACCGCTAACGACATCGGAGAAGACTATACAGCGCTTCTTGGCATACAAGGATATGTAGACTCCGCCATAGTTCCGGCACCAGCGTCTTTGATACCGGAATCCGGCCGAGCTGCGGCTTCCAggtctcctcgtcctcgtgCTGTAACCAGCGGACAGACCAGACGCCTCGATCTCGATTTTACGGATATCGACTTGACACCCAGTCTAAATGCAGTAGATATTCGAGACCGATGGCTGAGACCGTATCTCCTCCCACCTCTAGGACGAGACGAGATTCTCAAGGCCTACCATCTATTTACGTTGCAATACATCTCCATTACGCTCAGGACATATCCACAGTATATGGTCAAGGATGGCGGTTTTCCGCCAATTATACACCATACACAAGTCAATACGAATCAGATGCCACAAGCTCTGGCCAACTGTTACAGCCTGGTCCGGATGTGGGTGCAAGCGGCTCCAGGAAGCGAGACGATGGTGATGAGCGCTGTCGAGGCGGAAATGGAAAGACTGGCAAGTGAGGTACGCTTTCTCAAGGGACCCTTTGGATTCTAAACTGATCGTACAGACAACGAGTCAACATGACTACGACCTCTTATGTTCCTTCCAAGCCTACCTTGTCTATACCATCTTGATGTACTTCAGCCCTCTCGGCAATGTATCTGCAGTAACCGATAAAATCATGATGACCTTAATGGAGCTTGCCTTCCGTACTGCTCAGAATGGCCTATTGTGTACGGCGGAGACCACTCATACGCGGCCAAATTGGGAATCTTGGATCGTGGTCTCGGCCAAACGTCGCGCCATTTACACCATGTACCTACTCACCAGTGTCTACAATTCGGATCGGGGTCTACCAAACTTTGTGGCCGACGAAATGAAGGGGGTCTATGTCCCCGAAAGCAAGGTACTATGGGAAGTCACAGACCGAGAAGTATGGGAAAAGGAGTATGACCGCCACCTCCTGGAATGGGAAGATGGAATGCTGGAAATATCGGAGTTATGGCGATCAACCGAGACTGGCTCGACTGAACGACGGGAAAGGATTGGAAGATGGGTTCGTGGGGTGGACGAGTTTGGTATGATGTTGTTCGCAGTTTGTGCACATATCCATGGCTGCTAAGAAAGTCCCTACGGAATTCCGAAGGGCACCATCGGAGCTCCGGAATCGGCAGGCGTCAACCTTGTGCGGCTCAACATAAAACACGCTCTCGCTCTCCCTTTCATGCAAAAGTAGAATCCTTCTTCAATTATCTCGGAAACATACCAACAACTACAATGTCTCGCAAAGCTGTCTACATCACTGACCACGCCCCCTCCGTTCTCCAAACCCACAGCTGGCGCACCGCCTCCAACTCTGCCGCCTACCTCGTCCCCTACATCAAACCGAGCATGAAAATCCTTGATATAGGCTGCGGTCCaggcagcatcagcatcgactTTGCGCGGCTCGTCCCCCAAGGCCATGTCACGGCGATCGAGTACGTTGCCGACCCGCTAGACGCAGCCCGATCCCTCGCCTCCGCACATGGACTCACAAACATCGACTTTCGCGTCGGGGACATCCACTCTCTTGACTTTCCGGACGACACCTTTGACATCGTCCATGTTCACCAGGTGTTGCAGCACATCGCAGACCCAGTGCGTGCACTACGGGAAATGCGCCGGGTGGCGAAGAGTGACGGTGGGATTGTTGCGGCCAGGGAGTCGGCATCGATGACCTGGTACCCTGACAACGCGGGAATCGCCGGATGGAAAGAGGTTACAGATCGTATGTGTAAAGCGAAGGGGAGCAATCCGCATCCCGGCCGGTATATACATGTTTGGGCTGAGGAAGCCGGGTTTCAAGGGACAAGAATCAAGAAAAGTGCTGGGGCATGGTGCTTCAGTAGTCCCGAGGAAAGGAAATACTGGGGTGGATCAATGGaagcgaggatgagatcgagTGGGTTTTCGAAGATggctgtggaggagggaTATGCGACgaaggaggagttggaaaCGATCGCGAACGGATGGAGGGACTTTGTCAAGGACGATCAAGCTTGGTTTGGGCTGCTCCATGGGGAAATTCTATGCTGGAAATAATCTAGCATCATCATTGACACGACCTTGAACATGAACAAGTGGTACTACGGCAATGAATTTAAGATTCCTGATGTAACTGCACGGAGACACCCTCTGGGAACTGCACTTccttcaactcctccagcgtAACATCATTGGGTACAACAAATCTTGCCTCCAGTCAGCAAATATGTCCAACACCGCAGCAAAGAAAGCGAGCCATACGAAGTAGTATGTATAGGAGGGAGGCTTCTCGTCGAAATAAAAAACGTGAACTTATCTGCCCCTTTTGCTGCGAACCCGTCCTTTGTACTATCACGTATCAGTCGCCAATTCAGATGCGATCGCTGAGCATAACGTACAGTTGTTCAATCTCGCCGTTATGTTTCCGCCATGCTTCGACGCTGTCGTATTGAATGACAATGCTCTGCTTGGGTTACCTGGGGTATCATGAACATAAATCAACTGAACTTACATAATTTGGCATTTTTGAGTATCGTCCTAGATAATGTGTACCAGCAATGTTTGGATGGGCTGATTGACTGTTGAAGGTAAATGATCCCACAGCTATGATGTCACCGCCTCCGCCTCGCTGAAGATGCGGATTTGTTTCTTAGTTGATTCTCCACTAAAAGAAAATAAACACCACCGATGATCAATTACTCGAGGACCTTTCTCGAAAACATACAAAAAGGCAATCAAAACCGAGCGGCAATGCATCTAATCCTCTCTcctaccactaccactaccactaccactaccaGTCATCCACATCAGGCGAGTGAGCCCGCTCATGATCCGAACTCGAGCTAGAATggttctgctcctcctccaacctCTCCACCCGTTCTTTAAgctcctcctgctcttcatcctcaccTAAAAAAAGTCAGTCAGCAATGTATCAACATAAAACCACATctgcaaaaaaaaaaaaaaaaataaaaaaaaaaaaaaaataaaaaaaggcAAAACTCACGCTTCTCATGCTCCCACAGAGCCATACCCGCCGCACCGAGCGCTACACCCGCCACACCACCTGCAATGATCTTCCCCATCCCGCtggatttcttcttcttctcttctggagGCGGATACTCGCCGGGAGGCGGGTAGTAGCCGCCGTCCTGTGGcgggggtggtggaggtggagaaGCATAGTAGCTTGCTGACTCAGGCGGGGGCCCGCTCAGTCCCCTCGCATGCTCGGAGTCCTGCATGGGCGTCTCCCATTGCGAGCGGCCGGTTGCCGTCTCGACGAAGTATGCACGGCGGAGATTGGGTTCCCATTCTTGGACCCAGCCGAGGGGGAGGGGTGGTGGAGGGATTGCGGGTGGTTGGGCGGAGGGGGCGGGCGACGAGCTGTTGTAGGGTGGTCCCTCGTAGCGGGGGCGGGATGGgtcgaaggaggagggggagcGCTCGGGGGGAGGACGCTCGTAGGGGGGCCGCTCGTACGGGGGGCGGTTGTACGAGGGTGAATCCTGGGGTGGGATGTCATAGGGAGGGCGGTTGTAGggtggttgttgctgttgctgttgctcgTAGGGGGGTCGGTCGTAGGGAGGCCGGCCGTAGGTGGGTTGCGGCGGGCCTCCGTAGTAGGTATCTCTTTCTCCGTAGTAGGACATGCTGCTCGCAATGTATGTGTAGTAGTATGTGGTAGTTAAGGCAAGTTCACTGAGTGATATCTAAAAAGAAAGTAAGAAGAAAGACGAGTTGAGCAGTGTCGAGCCCTTTTATGTGGTCCTGCGGAGGGGAGGGGACACCCAAGTCTATGCATGCATAGTCCATACACTTACGCTCCAAATTACATTTACCATCAGCGAGTTTGAGTGATTTGTATACTGTCAGTGCGTAGAGCCGTCCCGCATGCCACAAGTCGAAGCAGATAGTCGACACAAAGACGTGTATCCACCGGGCTATTAGTTTCGATGGGACCAGTCGATAGCCCAGCAATTAGGCAGATACATTCTGTCTAACAATGGAACATCAATATACTCCATACCTGTCTAGCACTCCATACGGCGTATATCAATGACTACCCCTGACTCTTAGCAATTAAAGCAGCTAATATTACTCTTTAATCCACTTCATGTTTCTATACAAATAGTTAGCACAACGTACATTTTCTTGTAGACTATTACACTCAACGATTAACGCCTGGTGATATTTCTGCACCACACCCAACCATTCCTCCGATTACAAACATTAAACTAAACATATGACTCGTCCACCAGCACGACTTCCGTACAAGGAACCAAACCCCTGACAATCGACAACGTCCACAGTCCCTCCGCTTCGACGCCACATCAAGGCTGGTGTGTGGATCTCACGAGTCGCACCCAATCGGATACCCCTGGACTCTTACTAGCCACAGTAGTGTATCAGCGGAGTGGTTCGGGTTCAGCCTTAACGAGCCACATAGCCCCTTGCCTTGGAGCAAAGAATCAGGCAGAAACACTGTCTTTCTGGGTTGACAGCCTAATGATAGAGTAGAGATTATTCCGTAGTGGATAGGATGCATGATACTGAGTGAGGTATTTTCAAACAAGCCACGTGTGTCATAATGAGTGGCTGTGACTGTGGTCCTTCTGCGACACTG
The Aspergillus fumigatus Af293 chromosome 4, whole genome shotgun sequence DNA segment above includes these coding regions:
- a CDS encoding Zn(II)2Cys6 transcription factor domain-containing protein; translation: MSQMRSSPYSTHANKEKQKAPLRKKACQNCTKSKVRCGLEKPICSRCRSKGHSCQYPPGRVAAPQIGVTAAASRSPRPRAVTSGQTRRLDLDFTDIDLTPSLNAVDIRDRWLRPYLLPPLGRDEILKAYHLFTLQYISITLRTYPQYMVKDGGFPPIIHHTQVNTNQMPQALANCYSLVRMWVQAAPGSETMVMSAVEAEMERLASETTSQHDYDLLCSFQAYLVYTILMYFSPLGNVSAVTDKIMMTLMELAFRTAQNGLLCTAETTHTRPNWESWIVVSAKRRAIYTMYLLTSVYNSDRGLPNFVADEMKGVYVPESKVLWEVTDREVWEKEYDRHLLEWEDGMLEISELWRSTETGSTERRERIGRWVRGVDEFVPTEFRRAPSELRNRQASTLCGST
- the ubiE gene encoding class I SAM-dependent methyltransferase — its product is MSRKAVYITDHAPSVLQTHSWRTASNSAAYLVPYIKPSMKILDIGCGPGSISIDFARLVPQGHVTAIEYVADPLDAARSLASAHGLTNIDFRVGDIHSLDFPDDTFDIVHVHQVLQHIADPVRALREMRRVAKSDGGIVAARESASMTWYPDNAGIAGWKEVTDRMCKAKGSNPHPGRYIHVWAEEAGFQGTRIKKSAGAWCFSSPEERKYWGGSMEARMRSSGFSKMAVEEGYATKEELETIANGWRDFVKDDQAWFGLLHGEILCWK
- a CDS encoding WW domain protein, whose translation is MSYYGERDTYYGGPPQPTYGRPPYDRPPYEQQQQQQPPYNRPPYDIPPQDSPSYNRPPYERPPYERPPPERSPSSFDPSRPRYEGPPYNSSSPAPSAQPPAIPPPPLPLGWVQEWEPNLRRAYFVETATGRSQWETPMQDSEHARGLSGPPPESASYYASPPPPPPPQDGGYYPPPGEYPPPEEKKKKSSGMGKIIAGGVAGVALGAAGMALWEHEKREDEEQEELKERVERLEEEQNHSSSSSDHERAHSPDVDDW